A DNA window from Panthera tigris isolate Pti1 chromosome X, P.tigris_Pti1_mat1.1, whole genome shotgun sequence contains the following coding sequences:
- the LOC122235343 gene encoding ferritin heavy chain-like — MATAPSSQVRQNYHPQCEAAINSQINLELYASYVYLSMAFYFDRADVALENFSKFFLRQSHEESQHAEKLMQLQNQRGGRIRLRDIVKPDRDNWENGLNAMECAFHLEKSLNQSLLDLHQLATDKNHAHLCSFLETNYLHEQVKVIKELGGYITSLRKIETLEDGLAEYLFDKLTLGNSDKH, encoded by the coding sequence ATGGCCACCGCGCCGTCCTCTCAAGTGCGCCAGAACTACCACCCGCAGTGCGAGGCCGCCATCAACAGCCAGATCAACCTGGAGCTCTACGCCTCCTACGTGTACCTGTCGATGGCCTTCTATTTCGACCGCGCCGACGTGGCCCTGGAGAATTTCTCCAAGTTCTTCCTGCGCCAGTCCCACGAGGAGAGCCAGCATGCCGAGAAGCTGATGCAGCTGCAGAACCAGCGTGGGGGCCGCATCCGCCTCCGCGACATCGTGAAGCCTGACCGCGACAACTGGGAGAACGGCCTCAACGCCATGGAGTGCGCTTTTCACCTGGAGAAGAGCCTGAACCAGAGCCTGCTCGACCTGCACCAGCTGGCCACCGACAAGAACCACGCCCATCTGTGCAGCTTCCTGGAGACCAACTACCTCCACGAGCAAGTCAAGGTCATCAAAGAGCTGGGGGGCTACATCACCAGCCTGCGCAAGATAGAGACCCTGGAAGATGGCTTGGCAGAGTACCTCTTTGACAAGCTCACCCTGGGCAACAGCGACAAGCACTGA